In Flavobacterium lacustre, a genomic segment contains:
- the ftsA gene encoding cell division protein FtsA, which translates to MEKENIAVGLDIGTTKIVAMIGKKNEYGKLEILGVGKSKSLGVARGVVNNITQTIQSIQQAIQEAENNSGYKIKDVVVGIAGQHIRSIQHTDYISRNNPEEVIGGNDIQLLIDQVNKLAMLPGEEIIHVLPQEFKIDGQTEIKEPIGMYGGRLESSFHVVVGQASSIRNVGRCIQSSGIELSGLTLEPLASADAVLSQEEKEAGVALIDIGGGTTDLAIFKDGIIRHTAVIPFGGNVITDDIKEGCSIIEKQAELLKVKFGSAWPGENKDNEIVSIPGLRGREPKEISLKNLSKIIHARVVEIIEQVFTEVKAYGHEDPRKKLIAGIVLTGGGAQLQHIKQLVEYITGMDTRIGYPNEHLAGNSDEEISSPLYATAVGLVMNSIENKTQSAVRMDVVEAPKAPVYRQPVVQQEMQEVVTAVEEEVREHAKKEESTENKIRRSFFDRYVDKIKDFLDNAE; encoded by the coding sequence ATGGAAAAAGAGAATATTGCAGTAGGTCTAGATATTGGGACAACTAAAATAGTTGCCATGATAGGCAAGAAAAATGAATACGGAAAATTGGAAATTTTGGGTGTTGGAAAATCCAAAAGTTTAGGTGTTGCAAGAGGAGTGGTAAATAACATTACTCAAACGATACAATCTATTCAACAAGCAATTCAAGAAGCTGAAAATAATTCAGGTTATAAAATAAAAGATGTGGTTGTAGGTATAGCCGGTCAGCACATTCGCAGTATTCAGCATACAGATTACATCAGCAGAAACAATCCGGAAGAGGTTATCGGAGGGAATGATATACAGCTTTTGATTGATCAAGTAAACAAACTGGCTATGTTGCCGGGGGAAGAAATAATTCACGTTTTGCCACAAGAATTTAAAATTGACGGACAAACGGAAATTAAAGAACCAATCGGGATGTATGGTGGAAGATTGGAGTCCAGCTTTCACGTTGTGGTTGGTCAGGCTTCTTCTATCAGAAATGTGGGAAGATGTATTCAAAGTTCAGGTATCGAATTGTCTGGTTTGACATTAGAACCATTGGCTTCGGCAGATGCTGTTTTGAGTCAGGAAGAAAAAGAGGCCGGAGTTGCACTTATTGATATTGGTGGAGGAACAACAGATTTAGCCATTTTTAAAGATGGTATTATTCGTCATACTGCAGTGATACCTTTTGGAGGCAATGTAATTACAGATGATATTAAAGAAGGTTGCTCTATTATCGAAAAGCAAGCTGAATTATTGAAAGTTAAATTTGGTTCTGCTTGGCCGGGAGAAAATAAAGACAACGAAATTGTCTCAATTCCAGGATTAAGAGGTAGAGAGCCTAAAGAAATTTCGTTGAAAAACTTGTCAAAAATAATTCATGCACGTGTTGTAGAAATTATTGAACAAGTTTTTACAGAAGTAAAAGCATACGGACACGAAGATCCGCGTAAAAAATTAATTGCAGGAATCGTTCTTACAGGTGGTGGAGCTCAATTGCAGCACATCAAACAGTTGGTGGAATACATAACAGGTATGGATACTAGAATTGGATATCCTAATGAGCATTTAGCCGGAAATTCTGACGAAGAAATCTCAAGTCCGTTATATGCAACAGCTGTTGGTTTAGTGATGAACAGTATTGAAAATAAAACTCAAAGCGCTGTACGAATGGATGTGGTTGAGGCACCAAAAGCTCCTGTTTACAGACAGCCGGTTGTTCAACAAGAGATGCAGGAAGTTGTAACTGCGGTAGAGGAAGAAGTTCGGGAACATGCTAAGAAAGAAGAGTCAACCGAAAATAAAATAAGAAGATCGTTTTTTGACAGATATGTCGATAAAATCAAAGATTTTTTAGATAACGCAGAATAG
- the murG gene encoding undecaprenyldiphospho-muramoylpentapeptide beta-N-acetylglucosaminyltransferase — MGKYKFILSGGGTGGHIYPAIAIANELKSRFPDSEILFVGAKDKMEMQKVPQAGYPIKGLWISGLQRRLTIDNALFPVKLVASLWESRKIIKQFKPDVVIGTGGFASGPLLQMANAMNIPTVIQEQNSYPGITNKLLSKKANAICVAYENLERFFPKEKIILTGNPVRQDLIAIDSKREEAISYFNLDANKKTVLVLGGSLGARRVNQLIEKELDKMLTQNVQIIWQCGKLYFEEYKKYNAANVQVMAFVERMDLVYAAADIVISRAGASSVSELCIVGKPVIFIPSPNVAEDHQTKNAKAISDKKGAILLRESELDSQFSLVFEALIKDEGKQKQLSENIKQLAMPEATNQIVDAIVKLIR, encoded by the coding sequence ATGGGAAAATATAAATTCATATTAAGCGGTGGGGGAACAGGCGGACATATTTATCCGGCGATTGCTATTGCCAATGAATTAAAATCTCGTTTCCCAGATTCGGAAATCCTTTTTGTCGGTGCCAAAGATAAAATGGAAATGCAAAAAGTACCTCAGGCCGGATACCCGATAAAAGGGCTTTGGATTTCGGGTTTACAAAGAAGACTGACTATTGACAATGCATTATTTCCTGTAAAATTGGTTGCCAGTTTATGGGAGTCCAGAAAAATTATCAAGCAATTTAAACCTGATGTAGTCATTGGAACTGGAGGATTTGCTAGTGGTCCGTTATTGCAGATGGCAAATGCAATGAATATACCTACCGTGATTCAGGAACAAAATTCTTATCCTGGAATTACTAATAAATTATTGAGCAAAAAGGCGAATGCCATTTGTGTAGCTTATGAAAATTTAGAGCGCTTTTTTCCAAAAGAGAAAATAATTTTGACAGGAAATCCGGTGCGCCAAGATTTGATTGCTATTGACAGCAAAAGAGAAGAAGCAATTTCTTATTTTAATTTGGATGCCAATAAAAAAACAGTTTTAGTCCTTGGCGGAAGCCTTGGAGCCAGACGTGTAAATCAATTAATCGAAAAAGAATTAGATAAAATGCTTACGCAAAATGTTCAAATTATTTGGCAATGTGGAAAGCTTTATTTCGAAGAATATAAAAAATATAATGCAGCTAACGTTCAGGTAATGGCATTTGTGGAACGAATGGATTTAGTCTATGCGGCTGCCGATATCGTTATTTCCCGTGCTGGAGCATCTTCTGTTTCGGAGTTGTGTATTGTTGGGAAACCTGTAATTTTCATTCCGTCGCCAAATGTTGCTGAGGATCATCAAACTAAAAATGCAAAAGCAATTTCGGATAAAAAAGGAGCTATTTTGCTTAGAGAATCGGAACTTGATTCTCAATTTAGTCTTGTTTTTGAAGCTTTGATTAAAGATGAAGGAAAACAAAAGCAATTAAGTGAAAACATAAAGCAATTGGCTATGCCGGAAGCGACGAATCAAATCGTTGATGCCATCGTGAAGTTAATTAGATAA
- the murC gene encoding UDP-N-acetylmuramate--L-alanine ligase, which translates to MNLNQIHNVYFVGIGGIGMSALARYFKAIGKQVSGYDKTPSILTSELIESGISIHFEDCVALIPKEYQPDNTLVIITPAVPKSHAEWNYFLDQKYEVKKRAEVLGIITKDTFCFAVAGTHGKTTTSSILGHILYESGADVTAFIGGIVENYNSNLIGTGKTITVVEADEFDRSFLHLHPNIACITSMDADHLDIYGTSEAIEASFVEFADKITDKTKLFITKELPIEGVTCSVNEDAVFKAFNVRIDNASYVFDVQTPTEILKDLRFGLPGRHNLMNALMAIAMAKTYGTPTEAIAKAIASFKGIRRRFSYQIKTENLVYIDDYAHHPTEINAVHQAVRELYPNQKVLAIFQPHLFSRTKDFADDFAKSLSAFDEVLLLEIYPARELPMEGVTSQWLMDKMTNNDKKLVTKEDLIPSILASDATIIVTIGAGDLGELVPSIKKALNETV; encoded by the coding sequence ATGAATTTAAATCAAATACATAACGTCTATTTCGTAGGAATCGGAGGCATCGGAATGAGTGCTTTGGCCCGTTATTTCAAAGCTATTGGAAAACAAGTGTCAGGGTATGATAAAACGCCGTCAATACTTACGAGTGAGTTGATCGAAAGTGGGATTTCTATTCATTTTGAAGATTGTGTAGCTTTAATCCCAAAAGAATATCAGCCAGATAATACTTTAGTGATTATAACGCCTGCCGTTCCTAAATCACATGCAGAATGGAACTATTTTTTAGATCAAAAATACGAAGTTAAAAAAAGAGCCGAAGTACTTGGAATCATTACTAAAGATACGTTTTGTTTTGCTGTTGCAGGAACGCATGGTAAAACAACAACATCTAGTATTTTGGGGCATATTTTATATGAAAGTGGTGCTGATGTTACTGCTTTTATAGGTGGAATTGTAGAAAATTATAACTCAAATCTGATAGGAACTGGGAAAACAATCACGGTTGTTGAAGCGGATGAATTCGATCGCTCTTTCTTGCATTTGCATCCAAATATTGCCTGTATCACTTCAATGGATGCGGATCATTTAGATATTTATGGAACTAGTGAAGCAATAGAAGCTTCGTTTGTGGAATTTGCGGATAAGATTACAGATAAAACGAAACTTTTCATTACCAAAGAGTTGCCTATTGAAGGAGTGACATGTTCAGTGAATGAGGATGCTGTTTTCAAAGCTTTCAATGTAAGAATTGACAACGCAAGCTATGTTTTTGATGTGCAAACGCCAACTGAAATACTAAAAGACTTACGATTTGGATTACCGGGACGACATAATTTAATGAATGCATTAATGGCTATTGCAATGGCAAAAACTTACGGCACCCCGACCGAGGCTATTGCAAAAGCCATTGCTTCATTTAAAGGAATAAGAAGAAGATTTTCGTATCAAATAAAAACGGAAAACTTAGTTTATATAGATGATTATGCACATCATCCTACAGAGATTAATGCAGTGCATCAAGCGGTTCGGGAATTGTATCCAAACCAAAAAGTATTGGCTATTTTTCAACCACATTTATTTAGCAGAACAAAAGATTTTGCCGATGATTTTGCTAAAAGTTTATCCGCTTTTGATGAAGTTCTTTTGTTGGAGATTTATCCCGCACGTGAATTACCGATGGAAGGAGTTACATCACAATGGTTGATGGATAAAATGACGAATAATGATAAGAAATTAGTGACCAAAGAGGATTTGATTCCGTCAATTTTGGCCAGTGATGCAACAATAATTGTTACCATAGGAGCCGGTGATTTGGGAGAATTAGTACCATCAATTAAAAAAGCATTAAATGAAACTGTTTAA
- a CDS encoding CBS domain-containing protein, protein MKHKVPVSAIMTKNVIKLNLADDLTKAEQLFKQNKIRHIPVVDGNKIIGMLSYTDLLRISFVDAVDDDAEIVDATVYNMFTVEQVMAKKLVTISPETTIKETAEILSKNEFHALPVCLGELLVGIVTTTDLIKYLIDQYK, encoded by the coding sequence ATGAAACACAAGGTGCCAGTGTCAGCTATTATGACTAAAAATGTAATAAAATTAAATCTTGCTGACGATTTAACAAAAGCAGAACAACTTTTTAAACAAAATAAAATCAGGCATATTCCGGTAGTAGATGGAAACAAGATAATAGGAATGTTGAGTTATACGGATTTGTTGCGTATATCTTTCGTAGATGCTGTTGATGACGATGCTGAAATTGTGGATGCCACCGTTTATAACATGTTTACCGTTGAGCAAGTAATGGCAAAAAAGTTAGTTACTATTTCTCCGGAGACTACTATAAAAGAAACAGCTGAAATTTTATCTAAAAACGAATTTCATGCTTTACCGGTTTGTTTGGGGGAACTTTTGGTGGGGATTGTAACAACAACAGATTTAATTAAGTATTTAATCGATCAGTATAAATGA
- the rpe gene encoding ribulose-phosphate 3-epimerase — MKNTLIAPSVLAADFANLQRDIEMINNSEADWFHIDIMDGVFVPNISFGMPVLEAIKRHAKKTIDVHLMIVDPDRYIKTFADLGANILSVHYEACPHLHRTLQAIKAEGMKAGVAINPHTNIELLEDVINDIDLVCIMSVNPGFGGQSFIENTYSKIEKLKALITRKGASTIIEIDGGVTNKNAVQLVEAGADVLVAGSFVFKAENPTATIADLKKITTL; from the coding sequence ATGAAGAATACACTTATTGCACCGTCAGTACTAGCTGCCGATTTTGCAAACCTGCAACGCGACATCGAAATGATCAACAACAGCGAAGCCGACTGGTTTCACATTGATATCATGGACGGCGTTTTTGTTCCTAATATTTCTTTTGGAATGCCAGTTTTAGAAGCTATCAAAAGACATGCAAAAAAAACAATCGATGTACACTTGATGATTGTAGATCCAGACCGATATATCAAAACTTTTGCTGATTTAGGAGCAAATATATTATCCGTTCACTACGAAGCCTGCCCACACCTTCACCGAACTTTACAGGCCATAAAAGCCGAAGGAATGAAAGCCGGAGTAGCAATCAACCCACATACGAATATCGAATTATTAGAAGATGTTATAAACGACATTGATTTGGTTTGTATCATGAGTGTAAACCCTGGTTTTGGAGGACAATCTTTTATAGAAAACACCTATTCAAAAATTGAAAAACTAAAAGCCTTGATAACTAGAAAAGGCGCATCAACTATTATAGAAATTGACGGCGGTGTTACCAATAAAAACGCAGTACAATTAGTCGAAGCAGGAGCAGATGTTCTAGTAGCAGGAAGCTTTGTTTTTAAAGCAGAAAACCCAACTGCAACAATAGCTGATTTGAAGAAAATCACAACATTATAA
- the ftsZ gene encoding cell division protein FtsZ: MMSNSEFGSISFDLPKNQSNVIKVIGVGGGGSNAINHMFKQGIKGVDFIVCNTDSQALQNSSVPNKIQLGVNLTEGLGAGANPDVGQQSAIESIADIEKMLDRNTKMVFITAGMGGGTGTGAAPVIAQLAKEREILTVGIVTIPFLFEGKVRQEQALLGIEKLRKQVDSLIVINNNKLREVYGNLGFKAGFSKADEVLATASRGIAEVITHHYTQNIDLRDAKTVLSNSGTAIMGSSVSSGENRAKEAIVAALDSPLLNDNKITGAKNVLLLIVSGSNEITLDEIGEINDHIQSEAGHNANIIMGVGEDETLGDAIAVTIIATGFDIEQQNEIVNTEPKKIIHTLEDEQKSVHNLTSKTLTAFDLNSESTVSNSNERIVFELLEDTVVAPEPVAPAPTINKEELIVMSEFIKNLDVTFEIVSPITDIDFTISSPVAEVKEVKAVQPKIVERQEQTTFSFDLPLFKTEPIVEKQQEEKKVLFELTNETKEIKVNEAVQFVPVTELTENGIIKYSLEEYMELEQDFTASKPVEKPVEVIPAELNITMKKVEQSVNTPVNFEDISPMDMTIEETLRMRADERRKKLKEFNYKFHNNVSKIDEYEREPAYKRLGIDISNNQANTTNSRISVGTDSNNDLQLRSNNSYLHDNVD; encoded by the coding sequence ATGATGAGCAACTCAGAATTTGGAAGTATTTCATTTGATTTACCAAAGAACCAATCAAATGTTATAAAAGTTATTGGTGTAGGTGGAGGCGGAAGTAACGCTATAAATCACATGTTTAAACAAGGAATCAAAGGCGTGGATTTTATTGTATGTAATACAGATTCACAGGCTTTGCAAAACAGTTCTGTCCCAAATAAAATCCAGTTGGGAGTAAATCTAACAGAAGGTCTTGGTGCCGGAGCAAATCCAGATGTAGGACAGCAGTCTGCTATTGAGAGTATTGCTGACATTGAGAAAATGTTAGATCGTAATACAAAAATGGTGTTTATCACTGCAGGAATGGGTGGAGGAACCGGAACAGGTGCTGCGCCAGTAATTGCTCAACTTGCCAAAGAAAGAGAAATTCTTACGGTAGGAATCGTTACTATTCCATTTTTGTTTGAAGGTAAAGTACGTCAAGAACAAGCACTTTTAGGAATTGAGAAACTGCGTAAGCAAGTTGATTCTTTGATTGTGATCAATAACAACAAATTAAGAGAAGTATATGGGAATTTAGGTTTCAAAGCCGGATTTTCAAAAGCGGATGAAGTTTTAGCTACTGCTTCAAGAGGAATAGCTGAAGTAATTACGCATCATTATACTCAAAATATAGATTTAAGAGATGCCAAAACAGTTTTGTCTAACAGCGGAACTGCAATAATGGGATCTTCGGTTTCTTCAGGTGAAAACAGAGCTAAAGAAGCTATTGTTGCCGCCTTAGATTCACCATTATTAAATGACAATAAAATTACGGGTGCCAAAAACGTATTGTTGCTTATCGTTTCTGGTTCTAATGAAATTACTTTGGATGAAATAGGTGAAATCAATGATCATATTCAGTCTGAAGCCGGTCACAATGCTAACATTATTATGGGAGTTGGTGAAGATGAAACCCTTGGTGATGCTATTGCAGTTACTATTATTGCTACAGGTTTTGATATTGAACAACAAAATGAAATCGTAAATACAGAGCCTAAAAAAATCATTCATACTTTAGAAGATGAACAAAAAAGCGTTCATAATCTAACCAGTAAAACACTTACAGCTTTTGATTTGAATAGTGAATCAACAGTTTCAAATTCTAATGAGCGTATTGTTTTCGAATTATTAGAAGATACAGTTGTTGCGCCGGAACCAGTTGCTCCAGCTCCAACAATTAATAAAGAAGAGCTAATCGTAATGTCTGAATTTATAAAAAATCTAGATGTGACTTTCGAAATTGTTTCTCCAATTACTGATATAGATTTCACAATCTCATCTCCAGTTGCAGAAGTTAAAGAAGTAAAAGCGGTTCAGCCAAAAATTGTTGAAAGACAAGAACAAACTACTTTTTCTTTTGATTTGCCACTTTTCAAAACAGAACCAATAGTTGAAAAACAACAAGAAGAGAAAAAAGTTTTATTCGAATTAACGAATGAAACCAAAGAAATTAAAGTTAACGAAGCCGTTCAATTTGTTCCTGTAACAGAATTGACTGAAAACGGAATCATTAAGTATTCTCTTGAAGAATATATGGAATTAGAGCAAGATTTTACAGCTTCTAAGCCAGTTGAGAAACCAGTAGAAGTAATTCCTGCCGAGTTGAACATCACAATGAAAAAAGTGGAGCAGTCAGTAAACACTCCGGTAAATTTTGAAGACATTTCCCCAATGGATATGACTATCGAAGAAACTCTAAGAATGAGAGCTGACGAAAGAAGAAAAAAACTTAAAGAATTCAATTATAAGTTTCATAACAATGTTTCTAAAATTGATGAGTATGAAAGAGAACCAGCCTATAAAAGATTAGGAATCGATATTTCAAACAATCAAGCAAACACAACAAATTCGAGAATATCTGTGGGAACAGACAGCAACAATGATTTGCAGTTGCGTTCTAACAACTCGTATTTACATGATAATGTAGATTAA
- a CDS encoding GatB/YqeY domain-containing protein, with protein MSLSVQIMDEMKTAMRAKDTVALEALRAIKSEILLAQTASGSKEEITADDEIKLLQRLVKTRKESARIFTEQNRLDLAEPELAQIAVIEKFLPAQLSEAEVEAVIAKIIAETGAAGIASMGKVMGLASAQLGGTAEGKTISTIVKKLLT; from the coding sequence ATGAGTTTATCAGTACAAATCATGGACGAAATGAAAACCGCCATGAGAGCCAAAGATACCGTTGCACTTGAAGCTTTAAGAGCTATTAAATCTGAAATCCTGTTAGCACAAACTGCTTCAGGCTCTAAAGAAGAAATTACTGCTGACGATGAAATTAAATTACTTCAACGATTAGTTAAAACTCGTAAAGAGAGTGCTAGAATATTTACAGAACAGAACCGTTTGGATTTGGCTGAGCCAGAATTGGCACAAATTGCAGTAATCGAAAAATTTCTACCTGCACAATTAAGTGAAGCAGAAGTAGAAGCTGTTATTGCAAAAATAATTGCAGAAACAGGCGCTGCTGGTATTGCATCAATGGGTAAAGTTATGGGATTAGCATCTGCACAATTAGGCGGAACTGCAGAAGGAAAAACCATCTCCACTATTGTGAAAAAATTATTGACATAA
- a CDS encoding cell division protein FtsQ/DivIB yields the protein MKLFNWTNIRLILMFGLVIFLFSFTSNRNEHRKLTKSKVVFVGDNAPFVKQETVNKLLIENKRDASSIEKVKLDLNKLEKAIDAHEMIEKSDVFVSIDGVLKAVVKQKTPIARVFNGDSSFYIDYKGNSMPLSANFTARVPLVSGVINKKNNEDLAKLFRVIHDDEFLKKNIIGVEIMPNGSLKMLNRNFNYQIDFGRIINVERKFKNYKAFFQKAVLDSSLYKYNKIDLRFTEQVVCTK from the coding sequence ATGAAACTGTTTAATTGGACAAATATTAGATTAATCCTCATGTTTGGATTAGTAATTTTCCTCTTTTCGTTTACTTCAAACCGAAATGAACATAGGAAATTGACTAAATCCAAGGTTGTTTTTGTTGGGGATAATGCGCCTTTTGTTAAACAGGAAACGGTTAATAAATTGTTAATAGAAAATAAAAGGGATGCATCAAGCATTGAAAAAGTTAAATTAGATTTGAATAAGTTAGAGAAAGCTATAGATGCACATGAGATGATTGAAAAGTCAGACGTTTTTGTGAGTATTGACGGTGTTCTAAAAGCTGTTGTAAAACAAAAAACGCCTATAGCAAGGGTTTTTAACGGTGATAGTTCTTTCTATATTGATTACAAGGGAAATAGTATGCCATTGTCGGCTAATTTTACAGCTAGAGTTCCACTTGTTTCAGGGGTAATAAATAAAAAAAATAACGAAGATTTAGCCAAATTATTTCGTGTTATTCATGACGATGAGTTTTTGAAAAAAAACATCATTGGAGTTGAAATTATGCCAAATGGAAGCTTAAAAATGCTTAACAGGAATTTTAATTATCAAATTGATTTTGGTAGAATCATAAATGTGGAGCGTAAATTTAAAAATTATAAAGCTTTTTTTCAGAAAGCCGTTTTAGATAGTTCGTTATATAAATACAATAAAATAGATCTCCGATTTACGGAACAAGTAGTTTGCACTAAATAA
- a CDS encoding zinc-dependent peptidase has translation MSFQLIITFVFGTLFLLIFLFRVVEPGYILLFNKPFYIYWYPFPKKLNANQIYILENNFSFYRKLSAKRKVYFEHRVKAFISNYQFVGKDVVVSEQMQVLIAGTYVMLTFGMRNYLSNLFDKIIIYPTNYYSTLNDAYHKGEFNPRMKAIVFSWEDFLLGHSANTDNINLGLHEFSHVLHFHCLKKNDSSAVIFQDEFNEVVKYYSNPYLNNVLLEKGYFRLYAYENQFEFLSVLLEHFFETPHVFKKEHPGLYANISALINYKEE, from the coding sequence ATGTCATTTCAGCTGATCATTACTTTTGTTTTTGGTACACTTTTTCTTTTAATTTTTCTCTTTAGAGTTGTTGAACCGGGTTATATACTCTTGTTTAATAAACCATTTTATATTTATTGGTATCCTTTTCCTAAAAAATTAAATGCGAATCAGATTTACATATTAGAAAATAATTTTTCATTTTATCGAAAGCTTTCTGCAAAACGAAAAGTCTATTTTGAGCATCGTGTGAAGGCGTTTATTTCAAATTATCAGTTTGTGGGAAAAGATGTTGTAGTTTCGGAACAGATGCAAGTCTTAATTGCAGGGACATATGTAATGCTGACATTTGGAATGAGGAATTATTTGAGTAACTTGTTTGATAAAATAATCATTTACCCTACAAATTATTATTCGACATTGAATGATGCTTATCATAAAGGAGAGTTTAATCCAAGAATGAAAGCCATCGTTTTTTCTTGGGAAGATTTTTTATTAGGTCATTCCGCAAACACTGATAATATTAATCTGGGATTACATGAGTTTTCGCATGTGTTGCATTTTCATTGTCTGAAGAAGAATGATTCAAGCGCGGTTATTTTTCAGGATGAGTTCAATGAAGTTGTTAAATATTACAGCAATCCTTATTTAAACAATGTACTGCTTGAAAAAGGATATTTCAGGCTATATGCTTATGAAAATCAATTCGAATTCTTGTCGGTTTTGTTGGAGCATTTTTTTGAAACCCCTCACGTTTTTAAAAAAGAACATCCTGGATTGTATGCTAATATTTCTGCATTGATAAATTACAAAGAAGAGTAA
- a CDS encoding sigma-70 family RNA polymerase sigma factor, whose product MRQLKITKQVTNRETASLDKYLQEIGKVDLITADEEVELAQKIKAGDQKALEKLTKANLRFVVSVAKQYQNQGLTLPDLINEGNLGLIKAAQRFDETRGFKFISYAVWWIRQSILQALAEQSRIVRLPLNKIGSINKINKMYALLEQSNERPPSAEEIAKELDMTVNDVKESMKNSGRHLSMDAPLVEGEDSNLYDVLRSGESPNPDRELIHESLRTEIERSLETLTPREADVVRLYFGLGDQHPMTLEEIGETFDLTRERVRQIKEKAIRRLKHTSRSKILKTYLG is encoded by the coding sequence ATGAGACAACTTAAAATTACCAAGCAGGTTACCAATCGTGAAACTGCTTCATTAGACAAATATTTACAAGAAATAGGGAAAGTTGACCTTATTACCGCTGACGAAGAGGTAGAATTAGCTCAGAAAATTAAGGCCGGTGATCAAAAAGCCTTAGAGAAATTGACTAAAGCCAATTTACGTTTCGTGGTTTCGGTAGCCAAACAATACCAAAATCAAGGTTTAACACTTCCAGATTTGATCAATGAAGGAAATTTAGGATTGATAAAAGCAGCACAACGTTTTGATGAAACACGTGGTTTCAAATTCATTTCGTATGCCGTTTGGTGGATTCGTCAATCTATTTTGCAAGCATTGGCGGAACAATCTCGTATCGTTCGTTTGCCTTTGAACAAAATTGGTTCTATCAATAAAATCAACAAAATGTACGCTTTATTAGAGCAATCTAACGAGCGCCCACCATCTGCTGAGGAAATTGCAAAAGAATTAGACATGACCGTAAATGACGTAAAAGAGAGCATGAAAAACTCTGGTCGTCACTTATCCATGGATGCACCTCTTGTAGAAGGAGAAGATTCTAACCTTTATGACGTTTTACGTTCAGGTGAATCTCCAAATCCAGATCGGGAATTAATTCACGAATCTTTGCGTACAGAAATAGAGCGTTCCTTAGAAACATTGACTCCTAGAGAAGCTGATGTCGTTCGTTTGTACTTTGGCCTTGGTGATCAACACCCAATGACACTTGAAGAAATTGGAGAAACTTTCGACCTGACTCGTGAGCGTGTTCGTCAAATCAAGGAAAAAGCAATCCGAAGATTAAAACACACTTCAAGAAGTAAAATACTAAAAACCTATTTAGGTTAA